A genomic segment from Diceros bicornis minor isolate mBicDic1 chromosome 5, mDicBic1.mat.cur, whole genome shotgun sequence encodes:
- the TINF2 gene encoding TERF1-interacting nuclear factor 2 isoform X1 has protein sequence MATPPGAGPAALRLAAAATWQVVRRRCVEQFPQVLEFLRALRAAAPGLVRYRHHERLCMGLKAKVVVELILQGRPWAQVLNALYHHFPEPGPVLRDPKTTKQDLKKISEAEETFRQQVKQLAEAPVDLASKLQELEQEYGEPFLAAMEKLFFEYLCQMEKALPPLEAQQLQDVLSWMQPGVSITSSFALSQYGVDMGWPLSECSDADSVNVTEPMEQSPPQQPRLALHDALPEARPGPYLPQGPASRKHPEPLAGHHFNLAPLGRRRIQSQWASTRGGHKERPTVMLFPFRNLGSPTQVISKPEDQKKYGTHMADPAGAVGTRAASTGKPKSASQTLGGRALKENSVDLSASEQKENCLDCPMDPLRLSLSPPRARKPVGPPSLCSSVITIGDLVLDSDEEENGQREGRVSRKEEKAGEGDGQNKTEKPTCSRI, from the exons ATGGCCACGCCCCCGGGGGCCGGTCCCGCAGCTCTGCGCTTGGCAGCCGCGGCCACCTGGCAGGTGGTTCGCCGACGCTGCGTGGAGCAGTTTCCGCAAGTGTTGGAGTTTCTGCGAGCCCTGCGCGCTGCTGCCCCTGGCTTGGTTCGCTATCGGCACCATGAACGCCTGTGTATGGGCCTAAAGGCTAAG GTGGTGGTGGAGCTGATCCTGCAGGGCCGGCCTTGGGCCCAGGTTCTGAATGCCCTGTATCACCACTTCCCAGAGCCTGGACCTGTACTGCGGGACCCCAAAACT ACAAAGCAAGATCTGAAGAAGATCTCAGAGGCAGAGGAAACCTTTCGCCAGCAGGTGAAGCAGCTGGCAGAGGCTCCTGTGGACCTGGCTTCGAAGCTGCAG GAGCTTGAGCAAGAGTATGGGGAACCGTTTCTGGCTGCCATGGAAAAGCTATTTTTTGAGTACTTGTGTCAGATGGAAAAAGCACTTCCCCCCCTGGAGGCACAACAG CTTCAGGATGTGCTGAGTTGGATGCAGCCTGGAGTTTCTATCACTTCTTCTTTTGCTTTGAGCCAATATGGTGTGGACATGGGATGGCCACTTTCAG agtgCTCTGATGCTGATTCAGTGAACGTGACAGAGCCCAtggagcagagtcctcctcaGCAACCAAGACTAGCACTCCATGATGCTCTGCCAGAAGCCAGGCCTGGCCCATACCTTCCTCAGGGACCAGCATCAAGGAAGCACCCAGAACCTTTGGCTGGCCACCACTTCAATCTGGCCCCTCTAGGCCGACGACGAATCCAGTCCCAATGGGCATCCACTAGGGGAGGCCATAAGGAACGCCCCACAGTCATGCTGTTCCCCTTTAGGAATCTGGGTTCACCAACCCAGGTCATATCTAAGCCTGAGGACCAGAAAAAATATGGGACACACATGGCAGATCCAGCAGGTGCTGTGGGCACAAGAGCAGCCTCTACGGGAAAGCCTAAGAGTGCATCCCAGACCCTGGGGGGAAGGGCTCTGAAGGAGAACTCAGTTGACTTGTCTGCCTCGGAGCAAAAGGA GAATTGCTTGGATTGCCCCATGGACCCCCTGAGATTGTCATTATCACCTCCTAGGGCCAGGAAGCCAG TGGGTCCTCCATCTCTGTGCAGCTCTGTCATTACCATAGGGGACTTGGTTTTGGACTCTGATGAGGAAGAAAATggccagagggaaggaagggtgagtaggaaggaagagaaagctgGAGAAGGTGATGGGCAGAATAAGACAGAGAAACCTACATGCTCCAGAATATAG
- the CHMP4A gene encoding charged multivesicular body protein 4a isoform X1, whose protein sequence is MAQQGRLRCQEVPSCQGAWLRVPCFPYPTGKSSRPWREWKKEKGPTPEEAIQKLKETEKILIKKQEFLEHKIQQELQTAKKHGTKNKRAALQALRRKKRLEQQLAQTDGTLSTLEFQREAIENATTNVEVLRTMELAAQGMKKAYQDMDIDKVDELMADITEQQEVAQQISDAISRPVGFGEDVDEDELLEELEELEQEELAREVLDVEDKEEEPPIKLPSVPSTHLPAGPAPEADEDEEALKQLAEWVS, encoded by the exons ATGGCCCAGCAAGGCCGCCTCCGGTGCCAGGAGGTCCCGTCTTGTCAGGGGGCCTGGCTCCGTGTGCCTTGCTTCCCATACCCCACAGGGAAGAGCTCGAGGCCCTGGAGGGAAT ggaagaaggagaaggggcCAACCCCTGAAGAGGCAATACAGAAACTGAAGGAGACGGAGAAGATACTGATCAAGAAACAGGAATTTCTGGAGCACAAGATTCAACAGGAGCTACAAACGGCCAAGAAGCATGGCACCAAGAATAAGAGAG CCGCCCTACAGGCTTTGCGGAGGAAGAAGAGACTGGAACAGCAACTGGCACAAACTGACGGGACATTATCCACCCTGGAGTTTCAGCGTGAGGCCATTGAAAATGCCACCACCAATGTAGAAGTGCTTCGTACCATGGAGCTTGCTGCTCAAGGCATGAAGAAGGCCTACCAGGACAT GGACATTGACAAGGTAGATGAACTGATGGCTGACATCACAGAACAACAGGAGGTGGCCCAGCAGATCTCAGATGCCATTTCTCGGCCTGTGggctttggagaggatgtggatgaG GATGAACTGTTGGAGGAGCTAGAGGAGCTGGAGCAGGAGGAATTGGCCCGGGAGGTGTTAGATGTGGAAGACAAGGAGGAAGAACCTCCAATCAAACTACCCAGTGTACCCTCTACACACCTGCCAGCAGGGCCAG CTCCCGAAGCGGATGAAGATGAAGAAGCACTAAAGCAGTTGGCTGAGTGGGTATCCTGA
- the GMPR2 gene encoding GMP reductase 2 yields MPHIDNDVKLAFQDVLLRPKRSTLKSRSEVDLTRSFSFRNSKQMYTGIPIIASNMDTVGTFEMAKVLCKFSLFTAVHKHYSLKQWKEFASQNPDCLEHLAASAGSSDFEQLEQILEAIPQVKYICLDVANGYSEHFVEFVKNVRKRFPEHTIMAGNVVTGEMVEELILTGADIIKVGIGPGSVCTTRKKTGVGYPQLSAVMECADAAHGLKGHIISDGGCTCPGDVAKAFGAGADFVMLGGMLAGHSESGGELIERDGKKYKLFYGMSSETAMKKYAGTVAEYRASEGKTVQVPFRGDVKYTVQDILGGIRSTCTYVGAAKLKELSRRTTFIRVTQQGNPVFSDEG; encoded by the exons ATGCCTCACATCGATAACGACGTCAAACTGGCCTTCCAGGATGTCCTGTTGAGGCCCAAACGCAGTACCCTTAAGTCTCGAAGTGAG GTGGATCTCACAAGATCCTTTTCATTTCGGAACTCAAAGCAGATGTACACCGGGATCCCCATTATTGCCTCCAATATGGACACTGTGGGCACCTTTGAGATGGCCAAGGTTCTCTGTAAG tTCTCCCTCTTCACTGCTGTCCATAAACACTACAGCCTCAAGCAGTGGAAAGAGTTTGCTAGCCAGAATCCTGACTGTCTTGAG CATCTGGCTGCCAGCGCAGGCTCTTCTGACTTTGAGCAGCTGGAACAGATCCTGGAAGCTATTCCCCAGGTGAAATATATATGCCTGGACGTGGCAAATGGCTACTCTGAACACTTTGTTGAATTTGTAAAGAATGTGCGGAAGCGCTTCCCTGAACACACCATCATG GCAGGGAATGTGGTAACAGGCGAGATGGTGGAAGAGCTGATCCTCACTGGGGCCGACATCATTAAAGTGGGAATCGGACCAG GCTCTGTGTGTACCACTCGGAAGAAAACTGGAGTGGGGTACCCACAGCTCAGTGCGGTGATGGAGTGTGCAGATGCTGCTCACGGCCTCAAAGGCCACATCATTTCA GATGGAGGCTGTACCTGTCCTGGGGATGTGGCCAAGGCTTTCG gggcaggggctgaCTTCGTGATGCTGGGTGGCATGCTGGCTGGGCACAGCGAGTCAGGTGGTGAGCTCATCGAGAGAGATGGCAAGAAGTACAAGCTCTTCTACGGAATGAGTTCTGAAACGGCCATGAAGAAGTACGCCGGGACTGTGGCTGAGTACAG GGCGTCAGAGGGAAAGACGGTGCAGGTGCCCTTTAGAGGGGATGTGAAATATACGGTGCAAGATATCCTTGGAGGCATCCGCTCCACATGTACCTACGTGGGAGCAGCTAAGCTGAAGGAGCTGAGCCGGAGAACTACCTTCATCCGTGTCACCCAGCAGGGGAATCCAGTCTTCAGTGACGAGGGCTAG
- the CHMP4A gene encoding charged multivesicular body protein 4a isoform X2 yields MSGLGRLFGRGKKEKGPTPEEAIQKLKETEKILIKKQEFLEHKIQQELQTAKKHGTKNKRAALQALRRKKRLEQQLAQTDGTLSTLEFQREAIENATTNVEVLRTMELAAQGMKKAYQDMDIDKVDELMADITEQQEVAQQISDAISRPVGFGEDVDEDELLEELEELEQEELAREVLDVEDKEEEPPIKLPSVPSTHLPAGPAPEADEDEEALKQLAEWVS; encoded by the exons ATGAGTGGGCTCGGCAGACTCTTCGGGAGGG ggaagaaggagaaggggcCAACCCCTGAAGAGGCAATACAGAAACTGAAGGAGACGGAGAAGATACTGATCAAGAAACAGGAATTTCTGGAGCACAAGATTCAACAGGAGCTACAAACGGCCAAGAAGCATGGCACCAAGAATAAGAGAG CCGCCCTACAGGCTTTGCGGAGGAAGAAGAGACTGGAACAGCAACTGGCACAAACTGACGGGACATTATCCACCCTGGAGTTTCAGCGTGAGGCCATTGAAAATGCCACCACCAATGTAGAAGTGCTTCGTACCATGGAGCTTGCTGCTCAAGGCATGAAGAAGGCCTACCAGGACAT GGACATTGACAAGGTAGATGAACTGATGGCTGACATCACAGAACAACAGGAGGTGGCCCAGCAGATCTCAGATGCCATTTCTCGGCCTGTGggctttggagaggatgtggatgaG GATGAACTGTTGGAGGAGCTAGAGGAGCTGGAGCAGGAGGAATTGGCCCGGGAGGTGTTAGATGTGGAAGACAAGGAGGAAGAACCTCCAATCAAACTACCCAGTGTACCCTCTACACACCTGCCAGCAGGGCCAG CTCCCGAAGCGGATGAAGATGAAGAAGCACTAAAGCAGTTGGCTGAGTGGGTATCCTGA
- the TINF2 gene encoding TERF1-interacting nuclear factor 2 isoform X3 — translation MATPPGAGPAALRLAAAATWQVVRRRCVEQFPQVLEFLRALRAAAPGLVRYRHHERLCMGLKAKVVVELILQGRPWAQVLNALYHHFPEPGPVLRDPKTTKQDLKKISEAEETFRQQVKQLAEAPVDLASKLQELEQEYGEPFLAAMEKLFFEYLCQMEKALPPLEAQQLQDVLSWMQPGVSITSSFALSQYGVDMGWPLSECSDADSVNVTEPMEQSPPQQPRLALHDALPEARPGPYLPQGPASRKHPEPLAGHHFNLAPLGRRRIQSQWASTRGGHKERPTVMLFPFRNLGSPTQVISKPEDQKKYGTHMADPAGAVGTRAASTGKPKSASQTLGGRALKENSVDLSASEQKENCLDCPMDPLRLSLSPPRARKPGVSG, via the exons ATGGCCACGCCCCCGGGGGCCGGTCCCGCAGCTCTGCGCTTGGCAGCCGCGGCCACCTGGCAGGTGGTTCGCCGACGCTGCGTGGAGCAGTTTCCGCAAGTGTTGGAGTTTCTGCGAGCCCTGCGCGCTGCTGCCCCTGGCTTGGTTCGCTATCGGCACCATGAACGCCTGTGTATGGGCCTAAAGGCTAAG GTGGTGGTGGAGCTGATCCTGCAGGGCCGGCCTTGGGCCCAGGTTCTGAATGCCCTGTATCACCACTTCCCAGAGCCTGGACCTGTACTGCGGGACCCCAAAACT ACAAAGCAAGATCTGAAGAAGATCTCAGAGGCAGAGGAAACCTTTCGCCAGCAGGTGAAGCAGCTGGCAGAGGCTCCTGTGGACCTGGCTTCGAAGCTGCAG GAGCTTGAGCAAGAGTATGGGGAACCGTTTCTGGCTGCCATGGAAAAGCTATTTTTTGAGTACTTGTGTCAGATGGAAAAAGCACTTCCCCCCCTGGAGGCACAACAG CTTCAGGATGTGCTGAGTTGGATGCAGCCTGGAGTTTCTATCACTTCTTCTTTTGCTTTGAGCCAATATGGTGTGGACATGGGATGGCCACTTTCAG agtgCTCTGATGCTGATTCAGTGAACGTGACAGAGCCCAtggagcagagtcctcctcaGCAACCAAGACTAGCACTCCATGATGCTCTGCCAGAAGCCAGGCCTGGCCCATACCTTCCTCAGGGACCAGCATCAAGGAAGCACCCAGAACCTTTGGCTGGCCACCACTTCAATCTGGCCCCTCTAGGCCGACGACGAATCCAGTCCCAATGGGCATCCACTAGGGGAGGCCATAAGGAACGCCCCACAGTCATGCTGTTCCCCTTTAGGAATCTGGGTTCACCAACCCAGGTCATATCTAAGCCTGAGGACCAGAAAAAATATGGGACACACATGGCAGATCCAGCAGGTGCTGTGGGCACAAGAGCAGCCTCTACGGGAAAGCCTAAGAGTGCATCCCAGACCCTGGGGGGAAGGGCTCTGAAGGAGAACTCAGTTGACTTGTCTGCCTCGGAGCAAAAGGA GAATTGCTTGGATTGCCCCATGGACCCCCTGAGATTGTCATTATCACCTCCTAGGGCCAGGAAGCCAG GAGTCTCTGGATAA
- the NEDD8 gene encoding NEDD8 has translation MLIKVKTLTGKEIEIDIEPTDKVERIKERVEEKEGIPPQQQRLIYSGKQMNDEKTAADYKILGGSVLHLVLALRGGGGLRQ, from the exons ATGCTAATTAAAGTGAAG ACGCTGACTGGAAAGGAGATTGAGATTGACATTGAACCTACAGACAAG GTGGAGCGAATCAAGGAGCGTgtggaagagaaagagggaatCCCTCCCCAGCAGCAGCGGCTTATCTACAGTGGTAAACAGAT GAATGATGAGAAGACGGCAGCTGATTACAAGATCCTAGGTGGTTCAGTCCTCCACCTGGTGTTGGCTCTGCGAGGAGGAGGTGGTCTTAGGCAGTGA
- the CHMP4A gene encoding charged multivesicular body protein 4a isoform X3 yields MGLLHWTSGKKEKGPTPEEAIQKLKETEKILIKKQEFLEHKIQQELQTAKKHGTKNKRAALQALRRKKRLEQQLAQTDGTLSTLEFQREAIENATTNVEVLRTMELAAQGMKKAYQDMDIDKVDELMADITEQQEVAQQISDAISRPVGFGEDVDEDELLEELEELEQEELAREVLDVEDKEEEPPIKLPSVPSTHLPAGPAPEADEDEEALKQLAEWVS; encoded by the exons ATGGGCCTGCTCCATTGGACTtcagggaagaaggagaaggggcCAACCCCTGAAGAGGCAATACAGAAACTGAAGGAGACGGAGAAGATACTGATCAAGAAACAGGAATTTCTGGAGCACAAGATTCAACAGGAGCTACAAACGGCCAAGAAGCATGGCACCAAGAATAAGAGAG CCGCCCTACAGGCTTTGCGGAGGAAGAAGAGACTGGAACAGCAACTGGCACAAACTGACGGGACATTATCCACCCTGGAGTTTCAGCGTGAGGCCATTGAAAATGCCACCACCAATGTAGAAGTGCTTCGTACCATGGAGCTTGCTGCTCAAGGCATGAAGAAGGCCTACCAGGACAT GGACATTGACAAGGTAGATGAACTGATGGCTGACATCACAGAACAACAGGAGGTGGCCCAGCAGATCTCAGATGCCATTTCTCGGCCTGTGggctttggagaggatgtggatgaG GATGAACTGTTGGAGGAGCTAGAGGAGCTGGAGCAGGAGGAATTGGCCCGGGAGGTGTTAGATGTGGAAGACAAGGAGGAAGAACCTCCAATCAAACTACCCAGTGTACCCTCTACACACCTGCCAGCAGGGCCAG CTCCCGAAGCGGATGAAGATGAAGAAGCACTAAAGCAGTTGGCTGAGTGGGTATCCTGA
- the TINF2 gene encoding TERF1-interacting nuclear factor 2 isoform X4: MATPPGAGPAALRLAAAATWQVVRRRCVEQFPQVLEFLRALRAAAPGLVRYRHHERLCMGLKAKVVVELILQGRPWAQVLNALYHHFPEPGPVLRDPKTTKQDLKKISEAEETFRQQVKQLAEAPVDLASKLQELEQEYGEPFLAAMEKLFFEYLCQMEKALPPLEAQQLQDVLSWMQPGVSITSSFALSQYGVDMGWPLSECSDADSVNVTEPMEQSPPQQPRLALHDALPEARPGPYLPQGPASRKHPEPLAGHHFNLAPLGRRRIQSQWASTRGGHKERPTVMLFPFRNLGSPTQVISKPEDQKKYGTHMADPAGAVGTRAASTGKPKSASQTLGGRALKENSVDLSASEQKENCLDCPMDPLRLSLSPPRARKPA; encoded by the exons ATGGCCACGCCCCCGGGGGCCGGTCCCGCAGCTCTGCGCTTGGCAGCCGCGGCCACCTGGCAGGTGGTTCGCCGACGCTGCGTGGAGCAGTTTCCGCAAGTGTTGGAGTTTCTGCGAGCCCTGCGCGCTGCTGCCCCTGGCTTGGTTCGCTATCGGCACCATGAACGCCTGTGTATGGGCCTAAAGGCTAAG GTGGTGGTGGAGCTGATCCTGCAGGGCCGGCCTTGGGCCCAGGTTCTGAATGCCCTGTATCACCACTTCCCAGAGCCTGGACCTGTACTGCGGGACCCCAAAACT ACAAAGCAAGATCTGAAGAAGATCTCAGAGGCAGAGGAAACCTTTCGCCAGCAGGTGAAGCAGCTGGCAGAGGCTCCTGTGGACCTGGCTTCGAAGCTGCAG GAGCTTGAGCAAGAGTATGGGGAACCGTTTCTGGCTGCCATGGAAAAGCTATTTTTTGAGTACTTGTGTCAGATGGAAAAAGCACTTCCCCCCCTGGAGGCACAACAG CTTCAGGATGTGCTGAGTTGGATGCAGCCTGGAGTTTCTATCACTTCTTCTTTTGCTTTGAGCCAATATGGTGTGGACATGGGATGGCCACTTTCAG agtgCTCTGATGCTGATTCAGTGAACGTGACAGAGCCCAtggagcagagtcctcctcaGCAACCAAGACTAGCACTCCATGATGCTCTGCCAGAAGCCAGGCCTGGCCCATACCTTCCTCAGGGACCAGCATCAAGGAAGCACCCAGAACCTTTGGCTGGCCACCACTTCAATCTGGCCCCTCTAGGCCGACGACGAATCCAGTCCCAATGGGCATCCACTAGGGGAGGCCATAAGGAACGCCCCACAGTCATGCTGTTCCCCTTTAGGAATCTGGGTTCACCAACCCAGGTCATATCTAAGCCTGAGGACCAGAAAAAATATGGGACACACATGGCAGATCCAGCAGGTGCTGTGGGCACAAGAGCAGCCTCTACGGGAAAGCCTAAGAGTGCATCCCAGACCCTGGGGGGAAGGGCTCTGAAGGAGAACTCAGTTGACTTGTCTGCCTCGGAGCAAAAGGA GAATTGCTTGGATTGCCCCATGGACCCCCTGAGATTGTCATTATCACCTCCTAGGGCCAGGAAGCCAG CCTGA
- the MDP1 gene encoding magnesium-dependent phosphatase 1, with the protein MAGLPKLVVFDLDYTLWPFWVDTHVDPPFHKGSDGAVRDRRGQTVRLYPEVPEVLERLQGLGVPVAAASRTSEIEGANQLLELFDLVRYFVHREIYPGSKVTHFKRLQQKTGVPFSQMIFFDDEKRNIVDVGKLGVTCIHIRNGMSLQTLTQGLETFAKAQA; encoded by the exons ATGGCTGGGCTCCCGAAGCTTGTGGTCTTCGACCTGG ATTACACGCTCTGGCCATTCTGGGTGGACACGCACGTAGACCCCCCGTTCCACAAGGGCAG TGATGGAGCTGTAAGAGATAGGCGGGGCCAGACCGTCCGACTGTACCCAGAGGTGCCTGAGGTCCTGGAACGACTGCAAGGCCTTGGGGTGCCCGTCGCGGCCGCTTCACG GACAAGTGAGATTGAAGGGGCCAACCAGCTGCTGGAGCTCTTTGACCTTGTCAGATACTTTGTTCATCGGGAAATCTATCCAGGCAGCAAAGTCACACACTTTAAGAG GTTGCAGCAGAAGACTGGAGTTCCTTTCTCCCAGATGATCTTCTTTGATGATGAGAAGCGGAATATTGTAGACGTCGGCAAACTGG GTGTAACCTGCATTCATATTCGGAATGGAATGAGTCTTCAAACCCTAACTCAAGGATTAGAGACATTTGCAAAGGCCCAAGCCTGA
- the TINF2 gene encoding TERF1-interacting nuclear factor 2 isoform X2, translating into MATPPGAGPAALRLAAAATWQVVRRRCVEQFPQVLEFLRALRAAAPGLVRYRHHERLCMGLKAKVVVELILQGRPWAQVLNALYHHFPEPGPVLRDPKTTKQDLKKISEAEETFRQQVKQLAEAPVDLASKLQELEQEYGEPFLAAMEKLFFEYLCQMEKALPPLEAQQLQDVLSWMQPGVSITSSFALSQYGVDMGWPLSECSDADSVNVTEPMEQSPPQQPRLALHDALPEARPGPYLPQGPASRKHPEPLAGHHFNLAPLGRRRIQSQWASTRGGHKERPTVMLFPFRNLGSPTQVISKPEDQKKYGTHMADPAGAVGTRAASTGKPKSASQTLGGRALKENSVDLSASEQKENCLDCPMDPLRLSLSPPRARKPVGPPSLCSSVITIGDLVLDSDEEENGQREGRESLDNYQKTKLDTLIPTFCEYLPP; encoded by the exons ATGGCCACGCCCCCGGGGGCCGGTCCCGCAGCTCTGCGCTTGGCAGCCGCGGCCACCTGGCAGGTGGTTCGCCGACGCTGCGTGGAGCAGTTTCCGCAAGTGTTGGAGTTTCTGCGAGCCCTGCGCGCTGCTGCCCCTGGCTTGGTTCGCTATCGGCACCATGAACGCCTGTGTATGGGCCTAAAGGCTAAG GTGGTGGTGGAGCTGATCCTGCAGGGCCGGCCTTGGGCCCAGGTTCTGAATGCCCTGTATCACCACTTCCCAGAGCCTGGACCTGTACTGCGGGACCCCAAAACT ACAAAGCAAGATCTGAAGAAGATCTCAGAGGCAGAGGAAACCTTTCGCCAGCAGGTGAAGCAGCTGGCAGAGGCTCCTGTGGACCTGGCTTCGAAGCTGCAG GAGCTTGAGCAAGAGTATGGGGAACCGTTTCTGGCTGCCATGGAAAAGCTATTTTTTGAGTACTTGTGTCAGATGGAAAAAGCACTTCCCCCCCTGGAGGCACAACAG CTTCAGGATGTGCTGAGTTGGATGCAGCCTGGAGTTTCTATCACTTCTTCTTTTGCTTTGAGCCAATATGGTGTGGACATGGGATGGCCACTTTCAG agtgCTCTGATGCTGATTCAGTGAACGTGACAGAGCCCAtggagcagagtcctcctcaGCAACCAAGACTAGCACTCCATGATGCTCTGCCAGAAGCCAGGCCTGGCCCATACCTTCCTCAGGGACCAGCATCAAGGAAGCACCCAGAACCTTTGGCTGGCCACCACTTCAATCTGGCCCCTCTAGGCCGACGACGAATCCAGTCCCAATGGGCATCCACTAGGGGAGGCCATAAGGAACGCCCCACAGTCATGCTGTTCCCCTTTAGGAATCTGGGTTCACCAACCCAGGTCATATCTAAGCCTGAGGACCAGAAAAAATATGGGACACACATGGCAGATCCAGCAGGTGCTGTGGGCACAAGAGCAGCCTCTACGGGAAAGCCTAAGAGTGCATCCCAGACCCTGGGGGGAAGGGCTCTGAAGGAGAACTCAGTTGACTTGTCTGCCTCGGAGCAAAAGGA GAATTGCTTGGATTGCCCCATGGACCCCCTGAGATTGTCATTATCACCTCCTAGGGCCAGGAAGCCAG TGGGTCCTCCATCTCTGTGCAGCTCTGTCATTACCATAGGGGACTTGGTTTTGGACTCTGATGAGGAAGAAAATggccagagggaaggaagg GAGTCTCTGGATAACTATCAGAAGACAAAGTTGGACACCCTGATCCCCACCTTCTGTGAATACCTCCCCCCTTAG